From Polynucleobacter sp. JS-JIR-II-b4, a single genomic window includes:
- a CDS encoding queuosine precursor transporter, producing the protein MDSPRPRHRYYDLILAAFVVVLLCSNFIGAGKAAVVELPYFGSVPFGAGILFFPISYFFGDILTEVYGYAYDRRAVWTGFAALAFAAIMAQIVIALPVAPGAYMSNYQQGLETVFGNSWRIALASMFSFWCGSLTNSYVLAKMKIMTQGRFLWMRTIGSTAVGELVDSSFFYMLAFYGIWTTHEVIQVALAQYVLKTTWEVLATPMTYWVVNFLKRKENEDFYDIHTNFTPFRVKV; encoded by the coding sequence ATGGACTCGCCTAGACCTCGCCATCGCTATTACGACCTGATTTTGGCTGCCTTTGTGGTGGTCTTACTCTGCTCTAACTTTATTGGTGCCGGTAAAGCAGCCGTGGTTGAATTGCCTTACTTCGGGTCGGTACCATTTGGCGCGGGTATTTTGTTCTTCCCTATTTCCTATTTCTTCGGCGATATTCTGACTGAGGTCTATGGCTATGCCTATGACCGTAGAGCGGTTTGGACTGGGTTTGCTGCGCTTGCATTTGCGGCAATCATGGCGCAGATAGTGATTGCTTTGCCGGTGGCGCCAGGCGCTTATATGTCTAATTATCAGCAGGGGCTAGAGACTGTCTTTGGAAACTCATGGCGTATCGCCTTAGCTTCCATGTTCTCCTTTTGGTGCGGCAGTCTGACGAATAGCTATGTGCTGGCGAAGATGAAAATCATGACCCAAGGGCGCTTTCTCTGGATGCGTACTATTGGCTCGACAGCGGTAGGGGAGTTGGTCGACTCCTCTTTCTTCTATATGTTAGCGTTCTATGGCATCTGGACTACCCATGAAGTCATTCAGGTAGCGCTGGCTCAATATGTCCTCAAGACTACTTGGGAGGTTCTGGCAACCCCCATGACCTATTGGGTTGTGAACTTCCTCAAGCGCAAGGAAAACGAGGATTTTTACGATATTCATACGAATTTCACCCCATTTAGGGTCAAAGTCTAA
- the trxC gene encoding thioredoxin TrxC: MLIKCPSCHKFNRIPLDRVNQKPICGVCKASLLLGPVEADQASFKEILNQSKLPVIVDFWAPWCGPCKMFAPTFAASAAKHGEQVLHIKLDTEANPSIGQEFAIRSIPTLAGFKNGAEVKRISGALPPAQLEQFLGSLL, from the coding sequence ATGCTGATTAAATGTCCAAGTTGCCATAAATTCAACCGCATACCTTTAGATAGGGTTAATCAAAAGCCTATTTGTGGTGTATGCAAAGCCAGCCTGTTGCTAGGTCCTGTCGAGGCAGACCAGGCAAGTTTTAAAGAGATCCTCAATCAAAGCAAGCTCCCTGTCATAGTAGATTTCTGGGCCCCCTGGTGTGGCCCCTGCAAAATGTTTGCACCAACTTTTGCGGCTAGCGCTGCTAAACACGGTGAACAAGTTCTACACATAAAATTGGATACTGAGGCCAATCCCAGCATTGGACAAGAGTTTGCTATACGCTCAATACCAACATTAGCGGGCTTCAAGAATGGGGCTGAGGTAAAGCGCATTAGCGGGGCTTTGCCGCCCGCACAGCTGGAGCAATTCCTGGGCAGTCTTCTCTAG
- a CDS encoding DUF3149 domain-containing protein, producing MKMLVELFGSFAGQLSLAVILFMIGMVIFFARLFIKKSAEGGDQ from the coding sequence ATGAAAATGTTAGTTGAGCTATTTGGATCGTTTGCCGGTCAATTGAGTTTGGCCGTTATTCTATTTATGATCGGCATGGTAATTTTCTTTGCCCGTTTATTTATTAAGAAGAGCGCTGAGGGCGGTGATCAGTAA
- a CDS encoding rhodanese-like domain-containing protein has translation MKTAHDLVALAKSSINEVALANALQAIQEADVLLDVREADEYAIGHIPGAVHISRGMLEFKLSNDPNLSARDLKIVLYCKNSGRAALASKSLHDMGYMHIQSIAGGFDAWAEAGNPIAKPESIVFE, from the coding sequence ATGAAAACAGCTCATGACTTAGTTGCGTTAGCTAAATCCTCTATCAATGAAGTTGCCCTGGCAAATGCACTACAAGCCATTCAAGAAGCTGACGTGTTATTGGATGTTCGAGAAGCCGATGAATACGCAATTGGTCACATTCCTGGCGCAGTACATATTTCTCGGGGAATGTTGGAGTTTAAATTAAGTAATGACCCCAATTTAAGTGCCCGGGATCTCAAAATAGTTCTATATTGCAAAAATAGCGGTAGAGCAGCATTGGCCTCAAAATCACTACATGACATGGGCTATATGCATATCCAATCTATTGCAGGTGGATTTGATGCATGGGCAGAAGCGGGCAATCCGATTGCTAAGCCTGAGTCAATCGTATTTGAGTAA
- a CDS encoding GNAT family N-acetyltransferase, which translates to MVAEPDSFQLEIVDRLSDITSEEWNTLLTSDAGPFLRHEFLSALEETGCVGGNTGWQVAHLVLRDDQKLIGAMPLYLKQHSYGEFVFDWSWAQAYEQQGMQYFPKALCAIPFTPVQGSRILSARNVDADLVERQLIAGFKTLVLQNNLSSAHVLFPHASEVKSLKGQGFMLRDSVQFHWHNQGFENFEQFLEVLTMKRRKNIRREREQVSRELITFRHVPGISSTNADWEFFYRCYENTYLEHGSSPYLNETFLKLWAHRLPENLHLIIAERNGNPIAASLLVVDPTSSKAYGRYWGAIEHVPCLHFETAYYQAIEYCISNQIQAFEGGAQGEHKMARGFLPTTIQSAHFIADPQFAKAVQHFLDREHQGIGAYVDELAEHSPLKSSKVQP; encoded by the coding sequence ATCGTGGCAGAGCCCGATTCATTTCAATTAGAAATAGTTGATCGCCTTAGCGATATCACCTCAGAGGAGTGGAATACTCTTCTTACCTCAGATGCAGGACCCTTTCTTCGCCATGAGTTTCTTAGTGCGCTAGAGGAAACTGGCTGTGTTGGAGGCAATACTGGGTGGCAAGTGGCTCATCTCGTTTTAAGGGATGATCAAAAACTGATTGGTGCAATGCCCCTGTATTTGAAGCAACACTCCTACGGAGAATTTGTCTTCGATTGGTCTTGGGCTCAGGCCTATGAGCAACAAGGTATGCAGTATTTTCCGAAAGCGCTTTGCGCCATTCCGTTTACACCCGTTCAAGGCTCAAGGATTTTGAGCGCCAGAAATGTAGATGCTGATTTAGTAGAACGACAATTAATTGCAGGCTTTAAGACTTTGGTTCTGCAAAATAATCTATCTTCAGCACATGTTTTATTTCCCCATGCTTCAGAAGTAAAGAGTCTTAAGGGTCAAGGCTTTATGTTGCGAGACTCAGTTCAATTTCATTGGCATAACCAAGGCTTTGAAAATTTCGAACAATTTTTAGAAGTCCTCACTATGAAGCGCCGTAAGAATATTCGACGTGAACGAGAGCAGGTATCTAGAGAGCTAATTACTTTTAGACATGTCCCAGGAATATCTTCAACCAATGCTGATTGGGAATTCTTTTATCGCTGTTACGAAAACACTTACTTAGAGCATGGATCCAGCCCCTATCTTAATGAGACATTCTTGAAATTATGGGCGCATCGCCTGCCTGAAAACTTACACCTCATCATTGCTGAGCGCAATGGCAACCCAATCGCTGCGTCGCTACTAGTTGTTGACCCCACAAGCTCTAAGGCTTATGGGAGATATTGGGGCGCCATTGAACATGTGCCCTGCTTGCACTTTGAAACCGCCTACTATCAAGCAATTGAATATTGCATCTCTAATCAGATTCAAGCCTTTGAAGGTGGTGCACAAGGTGAACACAAGATGGCGCGCGGCTTCTTGCCCACTACCATTCAATCTGCCCATTTCATTGCGGATCCTCAGTTTGCCAAAGCTGTGCAACACTTCCTAGATCGTGAACATCAAGGCATAGGGGCTTATGTAGATGAGCTCGCCGAGCACAGTCCTTTGAAATCGTCTAAAGTACAGCCATGA
- a CDS encoding OsmC family protein, translating into MSGNPSVRLKQQADYQFAIYYNEEKAPIMGDEPPPLGKSDGATPSQFLIAAVANCLSDSLLFALRKFKQNPEPIETLATCEIGRNEQNRLRILSIRVEIHVGVPGETLQNLDRVLEQFQEFCTVSSSVSAGIPVNVFVMDSLKKQLYPAI; encoded by the coding sequence ATGAGCGGTAACCCATCCGTAAGACTCAAGCAACAGGCCGACTACCAGTTCGCCATCTATTACAACGAGGAAAAGGCCCCCATCATGGGAGACGAGCCGCCGCCTTTGGGTAAATCAGACGGTGCAACCCCATCACAATTCTTAATTGCTGCGGTGGCCAACTGCTTATCCGACTCCCTATTATTTGCCTTAAGAAAATTTAAACAAAACCCTGAGCCTATTGAGACTTTAGCAACGTGTGAGATTGGTCGAAACGAGCAGAATCGTCTGCGCATTCTGTCGATTCGTGTGGAGATACATGTTGGCGTGCCTGGTGAGACCCTGCAAAATCTTGATCGGGTCTTGGAGCAATTTCAGGAATTTTGCACTGTTTCATCAAGTGTTAGTGCAGGCATTCCGGTAAATGTGTTTGTAATGGATAGCTTGAAAAAACAACTTTATCCAGCAATTTAA
- a CDS encoding DUF1289 domain-containing protein — protein MNSEDTKSIVQDGSHSLSTGDADSDSPCIGVCTTLYDEICQGCGRTLGEVSNWVFFSQEEKDSVWKRIRAEGTATRFQRQAKENKPA, from the coding sequence ATGAATTCTGAAGACACCAAATCTATTGTGCAAGATGGCTCCCATTCCCTATCCACTGGGGATGCAGACTCTGACTCGCCTTGCATTGGTGTTTGCACCACGCTATACGATGAGATCTGCCAAGGTTGTGGTCGCACTTTAGGTGAAGTGAGTAATTGGGTATTCTTTTCTCAAGAAGAAAAAGATTCCGTATGGAAACGCATTCGTGCAGAAGGTACTGCAACCCGCTTCCAGAGACAAGCCAAAGAAAATAAGCCCGCTTAG
- the mnmH gene encoding tRNA 2-selenouridine(34) synthase MnmH, protein MQPINSHILRSEQFLSELDEFDLIIDVRSPAEFALDHIPGAVNYPVLNNEERATIGTLYKQESPFAAKKLGAALVSKNIAAHLESHFLDYPREWRPLIYCWRGGERSGAFTHILNRIGWKAKQLEGGYQGFRRTVIDGLDSAAKQYSFQVICGMTGSGKTRVLQEIGALGAQILDLEGLAVHRGSVLGNEPNEDQPSQKGFETALWNTLRLLDPAKPVFVESESKKVGGLHVPDALMETIRNGSCIELRSSAQTRVSWLIREYHHFLTNTDNFKQKLALLTAHYGKVQISKWNEAIDAGNFPELVEELLVKHYDPSYQSSIVRNFPQYQEENFVQLESDTDEAFKNAAKALFLNSMKTVEA, encoded by the coding sequence GTGCAGCCTATTAATTCCCATATCCTAAGATCTGAGCAATTTTTATCTGAACTGGATGAGTTTGACCTGATCATTGACGTTAGGTCTCCAGCTGAGTTTGCTCTTGATCATATTCCCGGTGCAGTTAATTACCCGGTGCTTAATAATGAGGAGCGCGCCACAATTGGTACGCTCTATAAACAAGAATCTCCCTTTGCCGCTAAAAAACTGGGCGCAGCTTTAGTTTCTAAAAACATTGCCGCACATTTGGAAAGCCATTTTCTTGATTACCCTCGTGAGTGGCGGCCATTAATTTATTGCTGGCGTGGTGGCGAGCGTAGTGGAGCATTTACACATATCCTCAATCGCATTGGCTGGAAGGCCAAGCAGCTTGAAGGTGGTTACCAGGGCTTCAGAAGAACTGTAATAGATGGTCTTGACTCTGCTGCAAAACAGTACTCGTTTCAGGTCATCTGCGGTATGACGGGTAGTGGTAAGACTAGGGTGCTGCAAGAGATTGGCGCCTTAGGTGCTCAGATTCTAGATTTAGAGGGCCTGGCGGTGCATCGTGGTTCAGTGCTTGGTAATGAACCGAATGAGGATCAGCCTTCCCAAAAAGGTTTTGAGACCGCCTTATGGAATACATTGCGTTTGCTCGACCCTGCTAAACCCGTGTTTGTGGAATCGGAGAGTAAGAAGGTTGGTGGCCTGCATGTACCTGATGCTCTAATGGAAACTATTCGCAATGGTAGCTGTATTGAATTGCGATCAAGTGCCCAGACACGAGTCTCATGGTTAATTCGTGAATACCATCATTTCTTAACCAACACCGATAACTTCAAGCAAAAGCTAGCATTACTCACCGCCCATTATGGAAAAGTACAAATCTCTAAATGGAATGAAGCCATTGATGCGGGAAATTTTCCGGAGCTAGTTGAAGAGCTATTAGTCAAACACTACGACCCATCCTATCAATCATCAATCGTGAGAAATTTTCCTCAGTATCAAGAGGAGAATTTTGTGCAATTAGAGAGTGATACTGATGAAGCCTTTAAGAATGCAGCTAAAGCACTCTTTTTAAATTCAATGAAAACTGTAGAGGCCTAA
- a CDS encoding ABC-F family ATPase has translation MLSASNITMQFGAKPLFENISVKFGGGNRYGLIGANGCGKSTFMKILGGELEPTSGNVSLDPGIRLGKLRQDQFAYEDVRVLDVVMMGHEEMWKAAAERDAIYANPDATDEDYMKAAELEGKYAEYGGYTAEAKAGELLLGIGIPIDQHNGPMSNVAPGWKLRVLLAQALFSDPDVLLLDEPTNNLDIHSIHWLEDILNQIKSTIVIISHDRHFLNEVCTHMADMDYGTLKVYPGNYDSYMLASVQARTQQLSNNVKAKEKIAELAAFVARFSANASKARQATSRQRQLEKIEIVEVKPSSRQNPFIRFDTEKKLHNMAVECNALTKAYDRVIFKNFKLGVRAGEKIAIIGQNGAGKTTLLKTILSKRFDGIAADSGDVKWAENANVGVMPQDNTEMFAKDELLMDWMNWWRNTGDDDQVIRGTLGRLLFSGDDIGKSVKVLSGGEKGRMIWGKLMLQKYNVLAMDEPTNHMDMESIESLQIALEKFDGTLIFVSHDREFVSALANRILEVKMDGTVVDYSGTYEEYLRSQELAG, from the coding sequence GTGCTGTCAGCATCTAATATCACCATGCAGTTTGGGGCAAAGCCTCTGTTTGAAAACATTTCCGTGAAGTTTGGTGGCGGTAATCGTTATGGCCTGATTGGCGCAAACGGTTGCGGTAAATCCACCTTCATGAAAATTTTAGGTGGCGAGCTAGAGCCAACTAGCGGCAATGTGAGTTTGGACCCCGGCATTCGTTTGGGTAAGTTGCGTCAAGATCAATTTGCTTACGAGGATGTGCGCGTACTCGACGTCGTGATGATGGGTCACGAAGAGATGTGGAAGGCTGCAGCTGAGCGCGATGCTATCTACGCCAATCCAGATGCTACTGATGAAGATTACATGAAGGCTGCTGAGCTTGAGGGTAAGTACGCCGAATACGGTGGCTACACCGCAGAAGCAAAAGCGGGTGAGTTGTTGTTAGGTATTGGCATTCCTATTGACCAACACAATGGTCCGATGAGCAACGTTGCACCAGGATGGAAGCTGCGTGTATTGCTAGCGCAAGCATTGTTCTCCGATCCAGATGTATTACTGCTCGATGAGCCAACGAATAACTTGGATATTCACTCCATCCATTGGCTTGAAGATATCCTCAACCAAATTAAGAGCACTATCGTCATCATTTCCCATGACCGTCACTTCCTCAATGAAGTCTGTACGCATATGGCTGACATGGACTATGGCACATTAAAGGTCTACCCAGGCAACTACGACTCCTACATGCTGGCTTCTGTGCAGGCGAGAACGCAACAGCTCAGCAATAACGTAAAAGCCAAAGAGAAAATTGCTGAATTAGCAGCTTTCGTGGCCCGCTTCTCTGCAAATGCTTCTAAAGCTCGTCAAGCGACTTCACGTCAGAGGCAGCTGGAGAAGATTGAGATTGTTGAGGTAAAGCCCTCTTCACGTCAGAACCCATTTATTCGTTTTGATACTGAGAAAAAATTACACAATATGGCGGTAGAGTGCAACGCACTTACTAAAGCTTATGACCGCGTCATCTTTAAGAATTTCAAATTAGGCGTTCGCGCTGGTGAAAAGATTGCGATCATCGGTCAAAATGGTGCTGGTAAGACAACTCTTCTCAAAACAATCTTGAGTAAGCGCTTTGATGGTATTGCCGCTGATAGCGGTGATGTGAAGTGGGCTGAGAATGCTAACGTCGGCGTAATGCCTCAAGACAACACCGAGATGTTCGCTAAAGACGAATTGCTCATGGACTGGATGAATTGGTGGCGCAATACCGGCGATGATGACCAAGTGATCCGTGGCACTTTGGGCCGCCTCCTGTTCTCTGGTGACGATATTGGCAAGTCTGTCAAAGTTCTATCTGGTGGTGAAAAGGGCCGCATGATTTGGGGCAAACTCATGCTCCAAAAATACAACGTCCTGGCAATGGATGAGCCAACCAACCACATGGATATGGAATCGATTGAGAGTTTACAAATCGCTCTTGAGAAATTCGACGGTACTTTGATATTTGTTTCTCATGACCGCGAGTTTGTTTCTGCATTAGCCAACCGCATCTTAGAAGTGAAGATGGATGGTACGGTGGTGGATTACTCTGGCACTTACGAAGAGTACCTACGTAGCCAAGAGTTGGCTGGTTAA
- a CDS encoding thioesterase family protein yields the protein MRIAIPEERKLVHEMIMPIRWGDMDAYGHVNNTVYFRYMEQARCEWITSLGYDVAPGRESMLMINGFCNFYQQLTFPGELRLKTSIGAIGRTSLDLYTSMALTTSPDIEAAIGGATMVWVDLTTNKSAPWPEHVLQQLR from the coding sequence ATGCGCATCGCCATCCCCGAAGAAAGAAAGCTGGTTCATGAAATGATCATGCCCATTCGTTGGGGCGATATGGATGCGTATGGGCATGTAAACAATACCGTGTACTTCCGGTATATGGAGCAAGCGCGCTGTGAGTGGATTACTTCTTTGGGCTATGATGTCGCTCCTGGTCGTGAGTCTATGTTGATGATTAATGGCTTTTGTAATTTTTATCAGCAGCTGACCTTTCCGGGTGAGTTGAGGCTGAAAACCTCGATTGGTGCTATTGGTAGAACAAGCCTGGATCTTTACACCAGCATGGCTTTAACTACGTCTCCTGATATAGAAGCCGCTATTGGTGGTGCAACCATGGTTTGGGTCGATCTCACTACCAATAAATCAGCGCCTTGGCCTGAGCATGTTTTACAACAGTTGCGCTAG
- a CDS encoding electron transfer flavoprotein-ubiquinone oxidoreductase, whose protein sequence is MNSAELVEQYGPRDSMDYDLVIVGGGPAGLSAAIKAKQLASSSGKEISVCVLEKGSEIGAHILSGAVMDPKALTELFPDWKELGAPLDTPVTQDQFLFLTSDNSFQVPNWMLPHCFKNEGNYIVSLANVTRWLGQQAENLGVEIFPGFPAAEILYNEQGAVSGVITGSMGLDKEGNPTDQFQLGMELRGKYTLFAEGARGHLGKQLIAKFALDKDADPQSYGIGIKELWEVEPSESKPGLVVHTAGWPLESDTYGGSFLYHLGDNKVAVGLVVGLSYKNPYLSPFEEFQRYKLHPKIRETFEGGKRISYGARALTAGGLNSLPKTVFPGGALIGCDAGFLNASRIKGSHAAIKTGMLAAEAAVAAINENRSEDVLSAYPTAFQNSWLHTELNQARNFKPWMSKGLYAGTLMVGLEQKLLGGNMPWTVHLKHADHECLEPAAQHKPIDYPKPDGKITFDRLSSVFISNTNHAENQPVHLTLKNESIPVGVNLETYAGPEQRYCPAGVYEFVETDGKARLQINSQNCVHCKTCDIKDPTQNIVWVTPEGGGGPNYASM, encoded by the coding sequence ATGAATTCTGCAGAGTTGGTAGAGCAATATGGTCCCAGGGACTCTATGGACTATGACCTAGTCATTGTTGGAGGCGGTCCCGCAGGATTGTCGGCTGCTATTAAAGCCAAGCAATTAGCCAGCTCCTCAGGAAAAGAAATCAGTGTTTGTGTTCTAGAAAAGGGTTCTGAAATCGGAGCCCACATCCTTTCTGGCGCCGTCATGGACCCCAAGGCACTCACTGAATTATTCCCTGACTGGAAAGAGCTCGGAGCACCGCTCGATACACCCGTCACGCAAGATCAATTTCTATTCTTAACCAGCGATAACTCATTTCAAGTTCCAAACTGGATGTTGCCGCACTGCTTTAAAAATGAAGGTAACTATATTGTCAGCCTTGCTAACGTCACGCGTTGGCTAGGACAACAAGCCGAGAACCTTGGCGTAGAAATTTTCCCTGGCTTTCCGGCTGCAGAAATTCTTTATAACGAGCAAGGCGCAGTCAGCGGCGTGATTACAGGCTCAATGGGTTTAGACAAAGAAGGCAATCCAACGGATCAGTTTCAGCTTGGCATGGAATTGCGCGGCAAGTACACCCTCTTTGCTGAAGGCGCGCGTGGTCATCTTGGCAAACAACTGATTGCTAAGTTTGCATTGGATAAAGATGCAGACCCCCAGAGCTATGGCATTGGCATTAAAGAGCTTTGGGAGGTTGAACCCTCCGAGAGTAAGCCTGGGCTAGTAGTGCACACCGCTGGCTGGCCTTTAGAGAGTGATACCTATGGTGGCTCATTCCTCTATCACTTAGGTGACAACAAGGTTGCTGTTGGATTAGTGGTTGGCTTGTCTTATAAGAATCCCTACCTCTCTCCTTTTGAAGAATTCCAACGATATAAGTTGCACCCAAAGATTCGTGAGACCTTTGAGGGTGGTAAACGCATTTCCTATGGCGCACGCGCACTGACTGCCGGTGGTTTAAATAGCCTTCCTAAGACTGTATTTCCTGGCGGCGCACTCATTGGTTGTGATGCTGGCTTCCTCAATGCATCTCGCATCAAAGGAAGTCATGCGGCAATTAAGACTGGCATGCTTGCTGCTGAAGCAGCAGTTGCTGCTATCAATGAGAATCGCTCTGAGGATGTTTTGTCTGCGTACCCAACTGCATTTCAAAACAGTTGGCTACATACAGAACTCAATCAAGCGCGCAACTTCAAGCCCTGGATGTCAAAAGGACTTTATGCTGGCACGCTGATGGTGGGATTAGAGCAAAAGCTTTTGGGTGGCAACATGCCATGGACAGTGCATTTAAAACATGCAGACCATGAATGTTTGGAGCCTGCAGCGCAACACAAGCCGATTGACTACCCTAAGCCAGATGGCAAGATTACGTTTGACCGCCTCTCTTCAGTATTTATCTCCAATACCAATCATGCTGAAAATCAACCGGTTCATTTAACACTGAAGAATGAATCTATTCCTGTGGGCGTGAACCTGGAAACCTATGCAGGACCCGAGCAACGCTACTGCCCTGCTGGCGTATATGAGTTTGTAGAAACCGATGGTAAAGCGCGCTTGCAAATCAATTCGCAAAACTGCGTACACTGCAAAACCTGTGATATTAAAGATCCAACACAAAATATCGTCTGGGTTACCCCAGAAGGTGGCGGCGGTCCAAACTACGCATCCATGTAA
- a CDS encoding acyl-CoA dehydrogenase: MSKSKASFNWADPLLLDTQLTEEERMIRDAAAEYAQGRLMPRIHDAYRNETTDPAIFREMGELGLLGITIPEQYGGANLNYVSYGLIAREIERVDSGYRSMMSVQSSLVMVPINEFGSEAQKQKYLPKLASGEWIGCFGLTEPNYGSDAGGMITRAKKVPGGFSLTGSKMWISNSPIADVFVVWAKNDEGLIRGFILEKGMKGLSAPKISGKMGLRASITGEIVMDEVFVPAENEFPEITGLKGPFTCLNSARYGIAWGTLGAAEWCWYAARQYTMDRKQFDRPLAANQLIQKKLADMQTEITLALQGCLRLGRMKDEGIAAPEITSIMKRNSCGKSLDVARMARDMHGGNGISDEYGVVRHMLNLEVVNTYEGTHDIHALILGRAQTGIQAFS; the protein is encoded by the coding sequence ATGAGTAAAAGTAAGGCCAGCTTTAACTGGGCGGACCCCCTTCTTCTGGATACCCAGCTAACCGAAGAGGAGCGCATGATTCGTGACGCAGCTGCTGAATACGCTCAAGGGCGCCTGATGCCCCGCATTCACGATGCTTATCGCAACGAAACAACCGACCCAGCCATCTTCCGAGAAATGGGCGAGCTTGGCCTCTTAGGCATCACGATTCCTGAGCAGTACGGTGGAGCTAACTTGAACTATGTCTCTTACGGCTTAATTGCGCGTGAAATTGAACGCGTGGATTCTGGCTATCGCTCCATGATGAGCGTGCAGTCTTCTTTAGTCATGGTTCCCATAAATGAATTTGGTAGCGAAGCGCAAAAACAAAAGTACCTCCCTAAATTAGCGAGCGGCGAATGGATTGGTTGCTTTGGATTGACAGAGCCTAACTATGGTTCTGATGCAGGTGGAATGATCACAAGAGCGAAAAAGGTTCCCGGTGGATTCTCACTTACCGGCTCTAAGATGTGGATCTCCAACTCTCCAATTGCAGATGTATTTGTTGTGTGGGCAAAAAATGATGAGGGCTTGATTAGAGGCTTCATCCTGGAAAAAGGTATGAAGGGTCTATCTGCACCCAAGATCAGCGGCAAGATGGGTCTACGCGCCTCTATTACCGGCGAAATCGTGATGGATGAAGTGTTTGTTCCGGCAGAAAATGAATTCCCAGAAATTACCGGCCTCAAAGGCCCATTCACTTGCCTGAACTCAGCACGTTATGGCATCGCCTGGGGTACGCTTGGTGCTGCTGAGTGGTGTTGGTATGCCGCACGTCAATACACGATGGATCGCAAGCAATTTGATCGCCCTCTCGCCGCTAATCAGCTAATCCAGAAAAAACTTGCTGATATGCAAACTGAAATCACGCTTGCACTTCAAGGCTGCCTACGTTTAGGCCGTATGAAAGATGAAGGAATCGCAGCACCAGAAATCACCTCCATCATGAAACGCAACTCTTGTGGCAAATCTTTAGATGTCGCCCGTATGGCGCGCGATATGCACGGCGGTAACGGAATTTCTGATGAGTACGGCGTAGTACGTCACATGCTGAACTTAGAAGTTGTGAACACCTACGAAGGAACTCACGATATTCACGCCTTAATTCTAGGTCGTGCGCAAACGGGGATCCAAGCTTTTAGCTAA
- the gloA gene encoding lactoylglutathione lyase: MMILHTMLRISDLNRSIDFYTKVLGMNLLRTTERPEQKYSLAFVGYGKGNGDGQSEIELTYNHGVQSYDLGTAYGHIAIEVPDAYAACAAIKAAGGNVTREAGPVAGGDTIIAFVTDPDGYKIELIQR; encoded by the coding sequence ATGATGATCCTACACACTATGCTTCGCATCAGCGACTTAAATCGCTCTATTGATTTCTACACCAAAGTATTGGGCATGAATTTACTGCGCACAACTGAGCGTCCTGAGCAAAAATACTCCCTTGCTTTTGTCGGATACGGCAAAGGTAATGGTGATGGCCAATCGGAGATTGAGCTTACCTACAACCATGGCGTTCAATCCTACGACCTAGGCACGGCCTATGGGCATATTGCAATTGAGGTTCCGGATGCCTATGCTGCTTGTGCTGCCATCAAGGCGGCTGGCGGCAATGTCACTCGTGAGGCTGGTCCAGTAGCTGGCGGTGACACCATCATTGCATTTGTTACCGATCCTGATGGTTACAAAATAGAGCTCATTCAGCGTTAA